A single window of Oerskovia paurometabola DNA harbors:
- a CDS encoding class I SAM-dependent methyltransferase, which yields MLAGLERFSPDAQPGPEHRTDGATRDPDPTLVAVDATDRLLLDEGASALASAGTGEVVVIDDRFGALTLGAAVAHGLTGVRVHQDAVTGEVALDRNAREAARRAFQGLDATFTHLPLGEDLLRGARVVLLQLPRSLAALRDVAEHVARFADPDVVLLAGGRIKHMTTAMNDVLAESFTDVRASLARQKSRVLVARGPRPGVDLTYPVTEHLTELDLDVVAYGAAFAGASLDLGTRFLLGFLDRVPPGAREAVDLGCGTGILAVSFARARPDAVVVATDQSEAAVRSARATAIAAGVGERVRVVRDDVGSSLADRSADVVLCNPPFHQGAALSTDAAHRMFATAGRVLRPGGELWTVYNSHLRYRPALERAVGPTTQEGRDPRFTVTRSVAR from the coding sequence CTGCTCGCCGGGCTCGAGCGCTTCTCGCCCGACGCGCAGCCCGGCCCCGAGCACCGCACCGACGGCGCCACGCGTGACCCCGACCCGACGCTCGTCGCGGTCGACGCGACCGACCGCCTGCTGCTCGACGAGGGCGCGAGCGCCCTCGCATCCGCCGGGACGGGCGAGGTCGTCGTGATCGACGACCGGTTCGGGGCGCTGACGCTGGGCGCCGCGGTGGCACATGGCCTGACGGGCGTCCGCGTGCACCAGGACGCCGTCACGGGCGAGGTCGCGCTCGACCGGAACGCCCGGGAGGCCGCACGCCGTGCCTTCCAGGGGCTGGACGCCACGTTCACGCACCTGCCGCTGGGCGAGGACCTGCTGCGCGGCGCGCGCGTCGTGCTGCTCCAGCTCCCGCGCTCGCTCGCGGCGCTGCGGGACGTCGCGGAGCACGTCGCGCGCTTCGCGGACCCTGACGTGGTCCTGCTCGCGGGGGGCCGGATCAAGCACATGACGACGGCCATGAACGACGTCCTGGCGGAGTCCTTCACGGACGTGCGGGCGAGCCTGGCACGGCAGAAGTCCCGCGTGCTCGTGGCCCGCGGTCCCCGCCCCGGCGTCGACCTCACCTACCCGGTCACGGAGCACCTGACCGAGCTGGACCTCGACGTCGTCGCGTACGGTGCGGCGTTCGCAGGTGCGAGCCTCGACCTCGGGACACGTTTCCTGCTGGGGTTCCTGGACCGGGTCCCACCGGGGGCGCGCGAGGCCGTGGACCTGGGCTGCGGCACGGGCATCCTCGCCGTGTCCTTCGCCCGTGCGCGTCCGGACGCCGTGGTCGTCGCGACCGACCAGTCCGAGGCGGCGGTCCGCTCGGCCCGTGCCACGGCGATCGCAGCCGGTGTGGGTGAGCGGGTCCGGGTGGTGCGCGACGACGTCGGGTCCTCGCTCGCGGACCGCAGCGCCGACGTCGTGCTGTGCAACCCGCCCTTCCACCAGGGCGCCGCCCTGAGCACCGACGCGGCGCACCGCATGTTCGCGACCGCGGGCCGCGTGCTGCGGCCCGGCGGCGAGCTGTGGACCGTGTACAACTCGCACCTGCGCTACCGGCCCGCGCTCGAGCGCGCGGTCGGGCCCACGACGCAGGAGGGCCGGGACCCGAGGTTCACGGTGACGCGCAGCGTCGCCCGCTGA
- a CDS encoding FKBP-type peptidyl-prolyl cis-trans isomerase gives MSTQLPTASGSFGDKPVLTFPEGGAPAGLQVQVLEEGSGPVVMAGRTIVVHYLGQVWDGGIFDTSYDRGETISFPIGTGAVIGGWDKGLVGQNVGSRILLSVPPEHGYGMRGVPQAGIGGTDTLVFVVDVVGVE, from the coding sequence ATGAGCACGCAGCTCCCCACCGCGTCCGGCTCGTTCGGCGACAAGCCGGTCCTGACGTTCCCCGAGGGCGGCGCTCCCGCCGGCCTCCAGGTCCAGGTCCTCGAGGAGGGCAGCGGCCCGGTCGTGATGGCCGGCCGCACGATCGTCGTGCACTACCTGGGCCAGGTCTGGGACGGCGGCATCTTCGACACGTCGTACGACCGCGGCGAGACGATCAGCTTCCCCATCGGGACCGGTGCGGTCATCGGTGGCTGGGACAAGGGCCTCGTGGGCCAGAACGTCGGCTCGCGCATCCTGCTCTCGGTCCCGCCGGAGCACGGCTACGGCATGCGCGGCGTCCCGCAGGCGGGCATCGGCGGCACGGACACGCTGGTCTTCGTGGTGGACGTCGTCGGGGTCGAGTGA
- a CDS encoding glycoside hydrolase family 15 protein, producing the protein MDSLDDEVDTARPVDTTDLDAPVTHAGGAQVPTGRRSAFPGIAEYAFLSDCECNALVAPSGAIEWMCVPRPDSPSIFAAVLDRGAGSFRVGPYGARVPVARRYIPGTLVLETTWQTPTGWLVVRDAMLMGPWHNVDERSQTHRRTPTDFDAEHMLLRTILCVNGTVDVEVVCEPLPDYGREAARWEYDGQTYQSLVTRVAHASTPDLRLSSSLRLGVEDRRAQGRTRMAAGDKAFVALSWSDRPAPTTWPDAADAMGRTEQYWRDWITQGVFPDHPWRSYLQRSALTLKGLTYAPTGALLAAATTSLPETPHGERNWDYRYAWVRDSTFALWGLYTLGLDREANDFFAFVHDVCRDDRELQIMYGVGGEDRLEESTLDHLSGHEGARPVRIGNAAYDQKQHDMWGAVLDSVYLHARSREQLPESLWPVLKAQVEEAARHWHEPDRGLWEVRGEPQHFTSSKVMCWVALDRGARLARMYDEQDYADQWQKIADEIRADVLEHGVDSRGVFVQRYGSDALDASLLLVPLLRFLPADDPRVAATVDAIAHELTVNGLVLRYRTDETDDGLSGEEGTFTICSFWLVSALVEVGELDRARALCERLLSFASELNLYAEEIDPHSGRHLGNFPQAFTHLALINAVVHVVRAEERRDGTGHFEAAHRG; encoded by the coding sequence ATGGACTCCTTGGACGACGAGGTCGACACCGCCCGCCCCGTCGACACGACCGACCTCGACGCACCCGTGACGCACGCGGGCGGGGCGCAGGTCCCCACGGGCAGGCGCTCGGCGTTCCCCGGGATCGCGGAGTACGCGTTCCTGTCGGACTGCGAGTGCAACGCGCTCGTCGCGCCGAGCGGCGCGATCGAGTGGATGTGCGTCCCGCGGCCCGACTCGCCCAGCATCTTCGCGGCCGTCCTCGACCGTGGCGCGGGTTCGTTCCGCGTCGGGCCGTACGGGGCGCGCGTGCCCGTGGCGCGGCGCTACATCCCCGGCACGCTCGTGCTCGAGACCACGTGGCAGACACCCACGGGCTGGCTCGTGGTGCGCGACGCGATGCTGATGGGGCCGTGGCACAACGTCGACGAGCGCTCCCAGACGCACCGCCGCACCCCCACGGACTTCGACGCCGAGCACATGCTGCTGCGCACGATCCTGTGCGTCAACGGGACGGTCGACGTCGAGGTCGTGTGCGAGCCGCTGCCCGACTACGGGCGCGAGGCCGCGCGGTGGGAGTACGACGGGCAGACGTACCAGAGCCTCGTGACGCGCGTCGCGCACGCCTCGACGCCCGACCTGCGCCTGAGCAGCAGCCTGCGCCTCGGCGTCGAGGACCGCCGCGCGCAGGGGCGCACGCGCATGGCCGCGGGCGACAAGGCGTTCGTCGCGCTGTCGTGGTCCGACCGCCCCGCGCCCACCACGTGGCCCGACGCCGCCGACGCCATGGGACGCACCGAGCAGTACTGGCGCGACTGGATCACCCAGGGCGTCTTCCCCGACCACCCGTGGCGCTCGTACCTCCAGCGCAGCGCCCTCACCCTCAAGGGCCTGACCTACGCCCCCACGGGAGCGCTGCTCGCCGCCGCGACCACCTCGCTGCCCGAGACCCCGCACGGCGAGCGCAACTGGGACTACCGGTACGCGTGGGTGCGCGACTCGACGTTCGCCCTCTGGGGGCTCTACACCCTGGGCCTCGACCGCGAGGCGAACGACTTCTTCGCGTTCGTGCACGACGTGTGCCGTGACGACCGCGAGCTGCAGATCATGTACGGCGTCGGCGGCGAGGACCGGCTCGAGGAGAGCACGCTCGACCACCTGTCGGGGCACGAGGGCGCCCGGCCCGTGCGCATCGGCAACGCCGCGTACGACCAGAAGCAGCACGACATGTGGGGCGCGGTCCTCGACTCGGTGTACCTGCACGCCCGGTCCCGCGAACAGCTCCCCGAGTCCCTGTGGCCCGTCCTCAAGGCGCAGGTCGAGGAGGCCGCGAGGCACTGGCACGAGCCCGACCGGGGCTTGTGGGAGGTCCGCGGGGAACCCCAGCACTTCACGTCGTCGAAGGTCATGTGCTGGGTCGCGCTCGACCGCGGTGCCCGCCTGGCCCGCATGTACGACGAGCAGGACTACGCCGACCAGTGGCAGAAGATCGCCGACGAGATCCGTGCCGACGTGCTGGAGCACGGCGTCGACTCCCGAGGCGTCTTCGTGCAGCGCTACGGCTCCGACGCGCTCGACGCCTCGCTCCTGCTCGTGCCGCTCCTGCGGTTCCTGCCCGCCGACGACCCGCGCGTCGCCGCGACGGTCGACGCGATCGCGCACGAGCTCACGGTCAACGGCCTCGTGCTGCGCTATCGCACCGACGAGACCGACGACGGTCTCTCGGGCGAGGAGGGGACGTTCACGATCTGCTCGTTCTGGCTCGTGTCCGCGCTCGTCGAGGTCGGGGAGCTCGACCGGGCGCGGGCGCTGTGCGAGCGGCTTCTCTCCTTCGCGAGCGAGCTCAACCTGTACGCCGAGGAGATCGACCCGCACTCGGGGCGGCACCTGGGGAACTTCCCGCAGGCGTTCACGCACCTGGCGCTCATCAACGCGGTGGTGCACGTGGTGCGGGCCGAGGAGCGGCGGGACGGGACGGGTCACTTCGAGGCCGCCCACCGAGGTTGA
- a CDS encoding alpha/beta fold hydrolase — protein MNTRQTVELLPRPEGRLAYTVTGTGPLVVAVPGMGDLRSTYRDLVPPLVEAGYRVAVMDLRGHGDSDTTFRTHGDVATGQDLLALVEHLGGPAVLVGNSMGAGAAAWAAAEAPDAVAGLVLLGPFLRDPATGAAKAAASRLLYRVALARPWGAAVWAGFYSTLTKGRKAPWHAEHVAAIRSSMREPGRLRSFRDLALALTHAPVEARLPEVHAPAVAFLGALDPDFADQGAELAWIQEAVGAQGHLVPGVGHYPQHQAPDVVLPATLAFLAGLRDEAQGWNARG, from the coding sequence ATGAACACTCGCCAGACCGTGGAGCTCCTCCCCCGTCCCGAGGGCCGCCTCGCCTACACCGTGACCGGCACCGGCCCTCTCGTCGTCGCCGTCCCCGGTATGGGCGACCTGCGCTCGACCTACCGCGACCTCGTCCCCCCGCTCGTCGAGGCCGGCTACCGCGTGGCCGTCATGGACCTGCGCGGGCACGGCGACAGCGACACGACCTTCCGCACGCACGGCGACGTCGCGACCGGCCAGGACCTCCTGGCCCTCGTCGAGCACCTGGGCGGTCCGGCCGTGCTGGTCGGGAACTCGATGGGGGCCGGCGCCGCTGCGTGGGCGGCCGCCGAGGCGCCCGACGCCGTCGCGGGCCTCGTCCTCCTCGGCCCCTTCCTGCGAGACCCCGCCACGGGGGCCGCGAAGGCCGCCGCGAGCAGGCTGCTCTACCGCGTCGCGCTCGCCCGTCCGTGGGGGGCCGCCGTGTGGGCGGGCTTCTACTCGACCCTGACCAAGGGCCGCAAGGCGCCCTGGCATGCCGAGCACGTCGCCGCGATCCGTTCCTCGATGCGCGAGCCGGGCCGTCTGCGGAGCTTCCGCGACCTGGCCCTGGCCCTGACGCACGCGCCCGTCGAGGCGCGCCTCCCCGAGGTCCACGCCCCGGCCGTCGCCTTCCTGGGTGCGCTCGACCCCGACTTCGCCGACCAGGGCGCGGAGCTCGCCTGGATCCAGGAGGCCGTCGGCGCCCAGGGACACCTGGTCCCCGGGGTCGGGCACTACCCGCAGCACCAGGCGCCCGACGTCGTCCTGCCCGCGACGCTCGCGTTCCTCGCCGGCCTGCGCGACGAGGCCCAGGGCTGGAACGCCCGTGGCTAG